The Actinotalea sp. JY-7876 sequence GTCCTCCTCGCGCGGACGCGCCGCCGCCACGGCGGGACGCGGTCACGCGAGCGACCCGAACATCTGTACGACCACGCTAGCGCGCCGCCCGGACACCGGGTGCCCCGACGCGCCGGACCTCACCGGAGCCGGGCGGCGGCCTCGGCCCGCGCCCAGGCGAGCTGGGCCGGTGTCGCCCCGGACGTGGCCCCCGCGGCGCCGCCCGCGCCGGTCCCCGCACGGACCGGCGACGTCGTGCCCGCGGCCACGGGCCGCCAGAGGTGGCAGATCGCCAGGGCGAGCGCGTCGGCCGCGTCGGCGGGGGTGGGCAGCTCCGCGAGCCCGAGGATCCGCGCGACCATCTGCTGCACCTGCGGCTTGCCGGCCCGCCCGGAGCCCGTGACCGACGCCTTGACCTCCGACGGCGTGTGCAGCGCCACCGGGATCCCGCGCCGGGCGGCGGCCGCCATGACGACGCCCGACACCTGGGCCGTGCCCATGACGGTCCGCACGTTGTGCTGCGCGAAGACCCGCTCCACGGCGACGGCGTCGGGCTCGTGCTCGTCCAGCCAGGTCTCCACCTGGTCACCCACGAGGGCCAGGCGCGACGCGACGTCGTCGGAGACCGGTGAGCGCGCGACGCCGACGGCGACGAGCACCACCCGCCGCCCCGGGCGCGAGTCGACCACGCCCAGACCGCAGCGGGTCAGGCCCGGGTCCACTCCCAGCACGCGCACCGCACCAGTCTCCCAGCGCGCGGACGCGACGGCCGGACGCCTCGCCGGGCGCTCAGTCCTCCTCGAGCTCCGCCATGACCTCGTCGGACGCGTCGAAGTTCGCGAAGACGTCCTGGACGTCGTCGCTGTCCTCGAGCGCGTCGATGAGGCGCAGGATCTTGCGGGCGCCCTCGGCGTCCACCTCGACCTGCGTGGCGGGCACGAACTGGGCCTCGGCCGAGTCGTAGTCGATCCCGGCGTCCTGCAGCGCGGTGCGCACGGCGACGACGTCGGACGCCTCGCTCTGCACCTCGAACGCCTCGCCCAGGTCGGTGACCTCCTCGGCGCCCGCGTCCAGGACCGCCGCCAGCACGTCGTCCTCGGTGAGGCCGTCCGTCTTGGGGATCACCACGACGCCGCGCCGGGAGAACAGGTAGGACACGGACCCGGGGTCGGCCATCGCGCCGCCGTTGCGGGTGAACGCGATGCGCACGTCAGCGGCCGCACGGTTGCGGTTGTCGGTGAGGCACTCGACCAGGACCGCGACCCCGCCGGGGCCGTAGCCCTCGTACATGACGGTCTGGTAGTCCGCCCCGCCGGCCTCCTGGCCGGAGCCGCGCTTGACCGCGCGGTCGATGTTGTCGTTCGGGACCGAGGACTTCTTGGCCTTCTGGATCGCGTCGAAGAGCGTCGGGTTGCCGGCGACATCACCGCCGCCCACGCGGGCGGCCACCTCGATGTTCTTGATGAGCTTCGCGAAGAGCTTGCCCCGCTTGGCGTCGACGACGGCCTTCTTGTGCTTCGTGGTGGCCCACTTGGAGTGACCGGACATCGCTTCGACGAACCCCTCAGCCGCGCTCGGTGACGATCTGGACGAACAGCCGGTGCAGCCTCATGTCCCCCGTGATCTCGGGGTGGAAGGACGTCGCGACCACGTCACGCTCGCGCACCGCCACGATCCTACCGGCGGCGGGGCCCGATGCGACGGTGGCCAGCGCCCGGACGCCCGGCCCGGTGCGCTCGACCCACGGCGCGCGGATGAACACGGCGTGCACCGGGTCCGTGGCGCTGTCGGCGACGCCCTCGACGACGAGGTCCGTCTCGAAGGAGTCGACCTGACGGCCGAAGGCGTTGCGGCGCACGGTCACGTCGAGCCCGCCGAGGGTCCGCTGGCCCGCCGCGCCGTCCTCGAGCCGGTCGGCGAGCAGGATCATCCCCGCGCACGACCCGTAGGCGGGCAGGCCGGCGGCGATCGCGTCGCGCAGGGGCTCGAAGAGCTCGAAGACCTGCAGCAGGTTGGCCATCGTCGTGGACTCGCCGCCCGGCAGCACGATCCCGTCGACCTCGGCGAGCTCGCGCGTGCGCCGCACGGGCACGGCACGCGCGCCGCTGGCCTCGAGCGCGGCGACGTGCTCGCGCACGTCGCCCTGGAGGGCCAGGACACCGATCCTGGGCGGCGTGTCGGAGATCACGTCGGCGGATCCTACGCCGCCCTATCCTCGGGGCATGAGCGCGCCCTTCCCCCCGCCCGCGGCGCCCGCGGGCCCGCACGCCGCCCCGCCGTCGACCTCGCTGCGCGGACCGGTCGCGCTGACCGTCGCCGGAGCGGTGCTCTGCGTCGCGACGGTCGTCATCGCGGTCCTCGTCGGACGGACCTTCCTCAACCTCCTGCCCACCGACCTGCTGACGTCGGACGGTCAGGCGGGTCCCGGGGTCGTCGCCGAGGTGAGCGCGCCAGGGCAGGGCACGGCGCAGCTCGAGGCGGACACGAGCTACGTCGTGCTCCTGGCCACCTCGACCTCGGCGGGCGGGGACCACGTCGAGCTCGAGGACGACGTCGTGCTCGTCAGCCCGGACGGGAACGAGATCGTGGCCGACCGGAGCCCCGGCGTGAACCTCTCGGCGTCGCGCGACGGCACCGCCGTCCGCTCGGTCGGCGCCTTCCGCACGCAGGAGGCGGGGCAGTACACGGTCACGGCGCCGCCCGTCAGCGACGGCGGGACCGCACGGGTGCTCCTCGCCCCGGACCAGGCGTTCGGGCCGTTCTTCGTCGGCATCTTCGGGTCCGTGTTCGGCGTCTTCGCCGCCATCGCCACGGCGATCACGGGGATGCCGATGCTCGTCATCGGCATCGTCTGGTGGCGCCGCCGGGCCGGGGCCCGCGCGGCCGGCGCCGCGGGACCGGGCGCCCCGGGACATCCGGCCACGGCGCCGCGGTGACAGGCACCGGCGCGGCGCCGCGTCGGACGAGCGTCCTGCGCCAGGCGGCGCTGCGGGTCGCGACCGGGGTCGTCACGCTCGTCTACCGGATGTACCGGGTGCACCCCGCGTTGTGGCGGTTCACGGCCCGGAACTACCACCCCGCGATGGAGCGCTTCGCGCGGCTCAACGCCTGGATGATCTGCCAGCACGCCTACCTGGACGTGCCCGCGTACCGCCGCCACGTCGAGGAGCACGGCTTCCGCTTCCGCTGGTGGGACCTCACGGCGTACGAGCCCACCTCCAAGCACGGCTACGTCGACCGGTACCCCGAGGCGGAGCGCTGCTGGGACGGCGAGATCCGGACCGTGGGCACCGTGGTGGACGAGTCGTCCGGCTCGTCCGGGACCCCGTACAACTGGCTGCGCTCGAAGCGTGAGCTCGCCACGGTCCACAAGAACGTCGCGGGGTACGTGACGCAGATCTTCGGCACCCGCGGGCTCTTCGCCATCAACGCCTTCTCGATGGGCGCCTGGGCGACGGGCACCAACACGGGCATCGCCATGTCGCGGATCGCCATGGTCAAGAACACCGGCCCGGAGATCGACAAGATCGTCGACACGCTGCGCCACTTCGGCCCCGGCTACACCTACCTGGTGTGCGCGTACCCGCCCTTCCTCAAGCACCTGCGGGACCGGCTCGACGCGGACGGGTTCGACTGGGACGCCTACGACCTCAACGGCTTCGTCGGCGGCGAGGCGCTCACCGAGGGGCTGCGCGACTACCTGGAGGACCGCTTCGGCCGCGTCTACTCGGGCTACGGGGCCTCCGACCTCACCATCGGGATGGCCGGCGAGAGCGACCTGACCGTGTGGCTGCGCCGCGCCCTGATCGCCCACGAGCCCTTGCGCCGGGAGGTGCTCGGGGACGGCGAGGCCCGCACCCCGATGGTCTTCCAGTACAACCCGCTCGAGACCTACCTGGAGACGACGTCCGACGGGCGCCTGCTGGTGACCTTGAACTCCGCCGACATCATGAGCCCGAAGCTGCGCTACGACATCGGCGACGAGGCGATGATCCTCAGCTTCGACGCGATGCGCGCCGCGGTGGACCGCCTGCCCGAGCCGCTGCGCTCGCGCCTGACGTTCGGCGTCGAGCGCGCGGCCGCGGTCCAGGGCATGCGCCTGCCCCTGCTCCTGCTCTTCGGCCGCAAGGACTCGACCGTCTCCTACATGGGCGCGAACCTCTACCCGCTCGACGTCGAGAACGGGCTCTACCTCGACAACCCGCACGCGGCGGCCATCGAGTCCTTCAAGCTCTCCCTGGTCGACATCGGCGACCACGAGCAGCGTCCCGGCATCCACCTGCAGCTGCGTGCGCACGCCGCGCTCGACGACGCCGAGCGGGCGGACCTCGCGTCGCGCGCCGCCGCCGGGGTGCTGCGCCATCTCGCGTCCGTCTCGCGTGACGTGGCCCAGTCCCTCGAGGAGGACCCGACGGCCTCGGACCTGCGGGTCGAGGTGCACGCGCACGGCACGGGCCCGTTCGCGGGCGGCTCGACGAAGATCAAGAACGTGTACCTGGTGGACGAGGGCGACCGCGACGTCCCGTCCGCGGCGCGCTGATGCGCAGCGCCGACTTCTCGCGGGCCCCGCGCCAGGCGCGCGCCGAGGCCATGGTGGTGCTCGAGCGCCCCGAGGCGCCGCGCGGCTGGCAGCGCGCGGCCCGGAGCGCCGCCCGGGACGCGGCGGGGCACCGCTGGAGCACCGGCTACCGGCTCGCGGGCGCGCGCGGCGTGCTGGCGTGGTTCGCCACGCCCGACGACGCCGCGGCCTTCCTCGCCGCCCGGCCGTCCGGTGAGCGCCACCGCCGGCTGCGCGCGGAGCCCGAGGGGTACACCAACGGCCGGTGGCGCGCCGAGGGCGACGTCATGGCGCACATCGAGCGCTTCACGCCCGTGACGCGCGAGGCGGAGCGCGGCACCGTCCCGCCCCGCGTCGCGGACGACGACGCCGCCGCGCTGCGCCCGGGGCGCGGCCCGCGGCGTCGACCGCGACGGCCGCTCCCGCCGCCCGCCGCACCGCGCTCGCCGGTCGACGCCGGCGCGATGTTCGTCGGGGCGACGCGCTACCGCGGTCCCCACTCGTGGGCCGTGCTGTCGCGCGAGTGGTACCCGATGGTGGCGGCGATGCGACGGCTGCGCGGCTACGTGTGGCACGGCGTCTACTGGGAGCCGCCCTTCACGCTCGGCACGCTCGCGTTCTTCGCCACGCGCGACGACCTGCTGGCGTTCGCCCGCCTCCCCCAGCACCGCCGCCTCATGCGCTGGATCACGCGGGACCGGCGCCACGGCACCGCCGGGTACATCCGCATCCACGTCGCCGACCCGGCCGGGGAGGCGGCCCCGTGAACCTCGAGGAGGTGAGGACGCGCGCGCAGCTGCGCGAGTTCCTCGACCTGCCGCTGCGCCTGCACCCGCGCGAGCTCGCCGTGCCCCTGCTCGCCGACACCGTCGAGCAGTGGTGGCGAGGGCGGAGCCCGCACCCCGAGCCCGTGACCCTCCTGCTCGCGCGCGACGCGTCGGGCGACGTCGTCGGCCGCACGACGGTCCACACGGACGCGCGCCTCGACGCCCGGCTCGGCGCACGCTCGCTGCTGTTCGGGGCCACGGAGTTCGCCGACGAGGCGGCCGCCCGGGCGCTGGTCGACGGGCTCGCGCGACGGGCGGAGGGCCACGAGCAGCTGTTCGGCCCGGTCTCGCTGCTCCCGAACCAGACCGGCGGCGTCCTGACGTCCGGGTTCGAGGAGCGCGGCTTCGTCGACTCCCCGTGGAGCCCCGCCCGCGTCGCGGCCACGTACGAGGCGCTGGGGTTCCGGCGCTGGGGCGAGGCACAGACGTGGGCGGTGGACGTCGACCCGGCGAACGCGGCGGGCGCGCCCACGCCGGACGAGTGGCGGGCCGCGGGTCTCGTGCTCGAGCGCGGTCGGCGCTCGAGCGTCGGACGGCTCGTGCCCGAGGTCCTCGAGGTGCTCAACCGGTCCTTCGCGGCGCTGCCCTACTACACCCCGATCACGCCCGCCGAGATGGCGGCGGCGACGGACGGCCTGGCCTTCCTCGTCGACGAGGAGCTCCTGCTGCTCGCCCGCGACGCGCGCTCCGGCCGGCTCGTCGCGTTCCTGCTCGTTGTCCCGGACCTCACCGCCTTCGTGCAGCGCGCCGGCGGCCGGCTGGGCGTGCTGCGCCGGCTCGAGCTGCTCGCGACCCGGGGCCGGTACCGCCGCGAGGCCGTGCTCGTCATCCAGGGCACCGACCCGGACCGGCAGGGCCGCGGGGTGCTCACGCTCCTGAGCCGGCAGCTGCACGCGGCGCTGGCGACCGGCGGCTACGCACGGCTGCGCAGCACGATGATCGCTCCCGACAACCCGGGATCGCGGCGCCAGCTCGAGCGCTTCGGCGGCCGCCCGCTGCACGGCGTGACGTTCTACCGCCTGCCGCTCGGCGCCGCCCACGCGGACACCGGCCACCCGGGCGGGACAGCCCCCGCCACGCCCGACCGCCGCACACCCAGCGGCTCCCCTGAGACGAGGCCCACGTGAGCACGCCCGACCCCGCGGCCGCCGCGGACCCCGCCCTCGCCGACGACGCCCTGCGACGCTGGCTCACGATCGCGGGCAGGGCCCCGTCGCCCCACAACACCCAGCCGTGGGCGCCGCGGGTGGCGGGCCGGACGATCGAGCTCGCCGTCGTGCCGTCGCGCGTGCTCTGCGCGGGTGACCCGACCTTCCGCGACCTCCTGCTCAGCCTCGGCGCCTGGGTGGAGAGCGCCGCGGTGGCCGCGGCGGCCGACGGCCGGTCGCTGCGCGCGGAGCCGACCCCGCACCTCGAGCGGCTGCACGACCTGCCCGTGCGCGGGCCGGCGGACCCGGCCACCCCGGTCCTGGTGCTGCACGTCGAGGACGCGCCGTACCCGACCCCCTTCACGCCGCAGGACGTGCGCACCCGGCGGGTCCACCGCGGCGAGCTCGGGGCGGCGCCCGACGTCTGGACCGACGCGGCCGGCCTGCCGGACTGGCTCCGGCTCGGGGAGGTCGACGGCGCCGCGATGCGGCACCTCGTCCGGCTGGGCACCGCCTCCACGGTCTCGCGCCGGGGCGTCGCCGAGGAGCTCGTGCGGTGGCTCCGGCTGAGCCCGGACCACCCGCGCTACCGCCAGGACGGCATGACCGACGCGATGCTCGGTGTGCCGCGCCTCGCCGCGCGCCTGGCCGCACCGTTCACGCGGCGCGCCGCCCTGCGCGACCCCCTGCTGGGGGTCGCGGGCCGCGCCGCGCGCACCCTCGAGCTCCTCGGCCGCGGCCAGCCGGTCCCGGTGGGGCGGCACGCGGACGACGGGCCGCGGCACCTCGCGCTCGTGGCCGACACCCGCGCGCTGGGCCTCGACGGCGTGCACAGCCGCACGGAGGCCATGGACAGCAGCCTCGGCCTGCCGCCCGCCGAGGTCGTCGAGGCGGGCCGGGTGCTCCAGCGCCTGTGGCTGCACGCCCACCGCGCGGGCGTCAGCGTCGCACCCCACTCCGAGGTGATCGACTCCCCCCACGCGCAGGGCGCGCTCCGCAAGCGCCTGGGCGTGCGCCGCGCCGACGTCGTGCTCGCGGTCTTCAGCGCGGGCCGCGCCCGCACCCCGGCGCCGGTCTCGCCCCGCCTGACGGACGACGACGCCTGACGACGCCGACGGCTGACGGGCGACGGCGGCCGGCGCCCTAGCCGAGCGTCCGGACGACGCCGTCCCACCCGTGGAGCAGGCCGCGCACCAGCGGGACGAGCTCGGCGGGGAAGACCTCCTCGCGCACGCGCTCGAGCTCGTCCAGGGCCCACCACCGGACCTCGTCCATGAACGCGCGCTCGACGTCGGTCCACCCGTCCGTGCTCAGCGCCCCGGGCGCCTCGACGCGCGCGACGAAGAACTCCTCCGACTGCCGGACCGTCTGCCGCAGGAACCGGAAGTCGGCGCTGCGCACCGCGACGGGCCCGACCAGGTCGTCCCGGGAGAGCGACAGCCCCGCCTCCTCGGCCACCTCACGCACGGCCGCGTCCGACGCGCTCTCGCCCGGGTCGATCCCGCCGCCGACGGTGAACCACCAGGACCGGGCGGGGTCGTCCATGTCGTGCCCCCGCACCAGGAGCACGCGGTCCGCCGCGTCGAGCAGGATCACGCGGGCACCGCGCCGGAAGGGCACGCCATCCGGTCCGGGCACCCACTCGGGGCCCAGCTGGGTGACTCCCGTGCTCACCAGCCCCGCTCGGCCAGGCGGTGCGGCTCCGGGACGTCCTCGACGTTGATGCCGACCATGGCCTCACCCAGGCCGCGCGAGACCTTCGCGATGACGTCGGGGTCGTCGTAGAACGTCGTCGCCTTGACGATCGCGGCGGCGCGCTCGGCGGGGTTGCCGGACTTGAAGATCCCGGAGCCCACGAACACGCCCTCGGCGCCCAGCTGCATCATCATCGCCGCGTCCGCGGGGGTCGCGATGCCGCCGGCGGTGAACAGGACGACGGGGAGCTTCCCGGTGCGGGCCACCTCGACGACCAGGTCGTACGGCGCCTGGAGC is a genomic window containing:
- the pdxT gene encoding pyridoxal 5'-phosphate synthase glutaminase subunit PdxT — its product is MISDTPPRIGVLALQGDVREHVAALEASGARAVPVRRTRELAEVDGIVLPGGESTTMANLLQVFELFEPLRDAIAAGLPAYGSCAGMILLADRLEDGAAGQRTLGGLDVTVRRNAFGRQVDSFETDLVVEGVADSATDPVHAVFIRAPWVERTGPGVRALATVASGPAAGRIVAVRERDVVATSFHPEITGDMRLHRLFVQIVTERG
- a CDS encoding phenylacetate--CoA ligase family protein yields the protein MTGTGAAPRRTSVLRQAALRVATGVVTLVYRMYRVHPALWRFTARNYHPAMERFARLNAWMICQHAYLDVPAYRRHVEEHGFRFRWWDLTAYEPTSKHGYVDRYPEAERCWDGEIRTVGTVVDESSGSSGTPYNWLRSKRELATVHKNVAGYVTQIFGTRGLFAINAFSMGAWATGTNTGIAMSRIAMVKNTGPEIDKIVDTLRHFGPGYTYLVCAYPPFLKHLRDRLDADGFDWDAYDLNGFVGGEALTEGLRDYLEDRFGRVYSGYGASDLTIGMAGESDLTVWLRRALIAHEPLRREVLGDGEARTPMVFQYNPLETYLETTSDGRLLVTLNSADIMSPKLRYDIGDEAMILSFDAMRAAVDRLPEPLRSRLTFGVERAAAVQGMRLPLLLLFGRKDSTVSYMGANLYPLDVENGLYLDNPHAAAIESFKLSLVDIGDHEQRPGIHLQLRAHAALDDAERADLASRAAAGVLRHLASVSRDVAQSLEEDPTASDLRVEVHAHGTGPFAGGSTKIKNVYLVDEGDRDVPSAAR
- a CDS encoding NUDIX hydrolase gives rise to the protein MSTGVTQLGPEWVPGPDGVPFRRGARVILLDAADRVLLVRGHDMDDPARSWWFTVGGGIDPGESASDAAVREVAEEAGLSLSRDDLVGPVAVRSADFRFLRQTVRQSEEFFVARVEAPGALSTDGWTDVERAFMDEVRWWALDELERVREEVFPAELVPLVRGLLHGWDGVVRTLG
- the ruvC gene encoding crossover junction endodeoxyribonuclease RuvC encodes the protein MRVLGVDPGLTRCGLGVVDSRPGRRVVLVAVGVARSPVSDDVASRLALVGDQVETWLDEHEPDAVAVERVFAQHNVRTVMGTAQVSGVVMAAAARRGIPVALHTPSEVKASVTGSGRAGKPQVQQMVARILGLAELPTPADAADALALAICHLWRPVAAGTTSPVRAGTGAGGAAGATSGATPAQLAWARAEAAARLR
- a CDS encoding YebC/PmpR family DNA-binding transcriptional regulator; protein product: MSGHSKWATTKHKKAVVDAKRGKLFAKLIKNIEVAARVGGGDVAGNPTLFDAIQKAKKSSVPNDNIDRAVKRGSGQEAGGADYQTVMYEGYGPGGVAVLVECLTDNRNRAAADVRIAFTRNGGAMADPGSVSYLFSRRGVVVIPKTDGLTEDDVLAAVLDAGAEEVTDLGEAFEVQSEASDVVAVRTALQDAGIDYDSAEAQFVPATQVEVDAEGARKILRLIDALEDSDDVQDVFANFDASDEVMAELEED